A genomic segment from Glycine soja cultivar W05 chromosome 20, ASM419377v2, whole genome shotgun sequence encodes:
- the LOC114403366 gene encoding uncharacterized protein LOC114403366 codes for MLQDVFDQPLPPKAEPQQQLPLDEISSPLSARIFELCNTDFFPEALQNSEVTSSSNCCYEENSSYATTNISVTVDVDNKLNSNSNTVTTPTSTTTTNTNNNTTNSSNLSIFFDSQEEIDNDISASIDFSLSPSFNVPPFLPVSSQQEQFDFSSVQHQVQLAACSVVEGFTQYPTDAVAPPFMGAPLPSVFEEDCISSVPSYMPLNPSSPCTYLSPGMPPYMPHGPLTTALSTDSSGIFGGNILLGSELQTQELEYQGENGRMYCTDSIQRVFNPPDLQALGTESQQLVPGAGGSGTLTPEISNLEDSSFKVGKLSVEQRKEKINRYMKKRNERNFSKKIKYACRKTLADSRPRVRGRFAKNDDFGETNRTTSSNHEEDDEEEVVMKDEDDMVDSSDIFAHISGLNSFKCNYSIQSWI; via the exons atgTTGCAGGATGTTTTTGATCAGCCACTGCCACCAAAGGCCGAACCACAACAGCAACTTCCCCTT GATGAAATTTCAAGCCCTCTTAGTGCTCGAATCTTCGAACTTTGTAACACTGATTTTTTTCCAGAGGCTTTGCAAAATTCTGAGGTTACTTCCAGCTCAAACTGTTGTTACGAGGAGAACTCCTCATATGCCACAACAAATATATCTGTAACTGTAGATGTAGACAATAAGTTGAATAGCAATAGCAACACAGTCACCACCCCAACTAGCACTACCACCACCAACACCAACAACAACACAACCAACAGTAGTAACCTGTCTATTTTCTTTGACTCCCAAGAAGAGATTGACAATGACATTTCTGCCTCCATAGACTTCTCACTCTCTCCATCTTTCAATGTTCCCCCATTTCTCCCAGTCTCATCCCAGCAAGAACAGTTTGATTTCTCTTCTGTGCAGCATCAGGTCCAACTAGCAGCATGTTCGGTTGTGGAGGGCTTCACTCAGTATCCCACTGACGCTGTTGCACCTCCTTTTATGGGGGCTCCATTACCTTCTGTTTTTGAAGAGGACTGCATATCTTCAGTCCCTTCTTATATGCCTCTTAACCCCTCATCTCCTTGCACTTATCTCAGTCCTGGCATGCCACCATACATGCCTCATGGCCCCCTTACTACTGCCTTATCAACTGATAGTTCTGGAATATTTGGTGGGAACATTCTTCTTGGTTCTGAACTTCAGACACAAGAATTGGAATACCAAGGAGAAAATGGAAGAATGTATTGTACAGATTCAATTCAGCGGGTGTTTAACCCTCCAGACCTTCAG GCACTTGGTACTGAGAGCCAGCAACTAGTACCCGGGGCTGGTGGTTCTGGCACTCTAACACCAGAAATCTCAAACTTAGAGGACTCCTCCTTCAAGGTTGGAAAACTTTCTGTTGagcaaaggaaagaaaagatcaATAGATACatgaagaaaagaaatgaaagaaacttcAGCAAGAAAATTAAG TATGCCTGCCGCAAAACTCTGGCAGATAGCCGACCTCGAGTTAGAGGAAGGTTTGCAAAGAATGATGACTTTGGAGAAACCAATAGAACTACAAGTAGCAAtcatgaagaagatgatgaagaagaa GTAGTTATGAAAGATGAAGATGATATGGTTGATTCCTCAGATATCTTCGCTCATATCAGTGGGCTGAACTCCTTCAAATGCAACTATTCCATCCAGTCCTGGATTTGA